A window of Tachypleus tridentatus isolate NWPU-2018 chromosome 7, ASM421037v1, whole genome shotgun sequence genomic DNA:
atataacacagaaataataataataaaatacacacagaAGACTTGTATTTTGGGTAATTATTTTCACAAGATAAATTTTACGACAAAAATAAAAGTGCATTCAGATGAATAAATCTTATtattacatgtaaacaaatattCTGTGGGAATTTCTCcaaaacagaataatttaaatgtctgaaataaaataagtttacgCGAAAAGTGGACTATTGTgaagtccttttttttttcttttaccccTATCTAGCACTTCGTAATAACTTTTTAGTTTGATAGCTTTATGAACAATTTATACACATTTGAATCTAAATTGCaggaaaaattagaaaaaatacacCAGGATAACCAACGTCAGATTGGTGACCTTCAGTATGAGTTGTCAGTGGTCAAGTCCGAGAGAGAAGAACTTTCCAAATATATTCGCGAACTGGAACAAGCTAATGATGACCTTGAGCGTTCTAAAAGGTAAAACATGAAAGATGCCATTTTTCAGAATTTAGAAACCATATTTGGAGATATCAGTTTTTAATAAGAGAATTTTATTAGTTGTTATATACAAGCTGGATGAACGAATCTCAGAAACAGGATATTTTATTGACTATTTATAGAATTTTTGAGTAAATACATTCTAtatggaacaaaatatttaaaggttttcGAAAGgcaaattaattaaacaatgatAGTCTGATGAGACTTTGACTTCTTAATACAGCTGATATTTGTTTAATCGGTAAATAAAAGCTCTTTAATTGATTGGACTTGATTAATAAATTAGTACAGTGTTCCATGATATATACAAACGAAAAGAAAAAAGGTAGTGGTAGTGGGTGCCGCCAACCATATAAGGTTGCAGTTAGAAGAAAAAtggcaaaaaaaagaaagaaattggtAGAGGTTATGTTGCTTTGTGTTTCGCAGCAAACTCACATAATAGCAATCAGAATAATCAGAAATtctatttaatcataatttttattaatcgATTAATAACTACTAGTTCATAGGTAATCAAATAAGTCACCAAGCTCTATTTTTGATTTGTTACAACTGTCTTATGAAACGATATGGATTTCTCTGCTTTCAGTGACAACAATCTTATGAAGTTTTATGTGGCTTTTTTTATACTTTCCAGGACAACGGTATGCTCTCTTGAAGATTTTGAATCAAAGTTGAATCAAGTTAGTATATTATTCTATTTTCCAACATTTTTTTCTGGCGTATTTTTATACAATCTGAACAGTTTCTATATACAATTTAATTCTGAGCAGTTGGTGCTAAAATCGTGAATTTTTTAATAGTTCTCACATATTTGATAACAATGATTATCAAAGGTACATGATTTTGATATTTAACATTGTCAGAAATCGTAAATTTTTTCAGTTGTGTTGTTAGAGGTGAATGTAAGAAAAAGTTTCATAGAAATGGTAAAGTCAAAGTAAACAaatgtgaactttataaaaaccaCGTATGCTGATTCGGTAAGTTTTAAATTACTGACTTCTTTGTATACTGTTCACTCCTGATGGAGTTCACGTTTCTTGTCATGTTGAGTAAtctatttatttcttgttaaatcCCTCAGTATAAATATCTCTTCAAACACTggataaaatacttatttttctatttaaaacacataGGGAGCTCTACCAATAATTCATGGAAGTAATTGCAGTATTATTGGTAGTTTTGCTCATATGTTATTAGggacttgttttgaaaagtttctaCATAATACGTTTTGATTGTGTTATGTTTAATAAGAACAGAAAGTTTAAAtctaatattttgtatatgttggaagcacttttaaaatgttaatatttatttcacatttctttcTAATATTTCACCCTTTTTACTTTTAATGTGTGTAATAGGCCATTGAGAGAAATGCATTTCTTGAAAGTGAACTCGATGACAAGGAGACTATGGCAATGATGGTTCAGAGGCTGAAAGATGAAGCTCGTGGTAAATATCCCATTTATTTGAATGGAATTTTACCTATTGTGTTTAGTATAGGAAGGAGTTACCTATATAAGAACTTTTTAATTTTGCTGACACACAAATGTGTTTTGAAATGTATATTATACTAATATTGGTTCATCTGTGCCATCCAATACATTACATACTCAATTAtttcttatcattcaaatatttatcaagctttccctAAAATTAACTGCACCCACCACATTTAATAGTAACCAATTCCAAAGGTCAGCCATCCTGTAAGGAAAATTTTAGCTGAAGATGTCTTTTACCAAAACTTGTATTTGTGTAATTTAGTACTACTGATTTTACCATTAAGTACAGAAAAGATGAAGTGTTAACACTGTCAGTTCCCTAAACCCTTCTTtcttcaaaagaaaataatttcaaaggtCATACCTGTCTTTATTTGACAACCTTTCCATCATGGGTATCCTTCTAATAGCCTTCCTCTGAACTCTTCAAACAATTCAAAGTCCTTTTTAAGGTAAAGTACATAAGGTAAAGTTACTGAACATAATGCACCAAAATGTGGTCTAACAAATGACatatactgtaaaattataacttctcTAGACTTCCATACAACATTTCTGTGGTTACAACctgatatattatttgttctaCCTCAACAGCgtattgcttggatggcttaaagGTTGAtaaaccaaaatatcaaaatccTTTTTGTCTCACCAAAATTATAagcataattcaaattatgataatccaatGTGCATCACTGTGaacttattacaattaaaaccatCTGCCATTTATCCACCCAACTCACCAATTaatccaaatccttttgtaaatcaaccTTCTGACAACCAGCAACACCTGAAACTTTAATATCACTAGtgaatttaaataatctattgaCCATTTCTTCTTCTGGCATTGACACATACCAAAAAGAACAAAGGTCTTAACACTGATCCCTGAGGTACCTCATTTATGGCATCAATCCAGTTTGACTGACATCTGTATAACAACCCATTGCTTTCTTCCGTCCAGCCAGTTTTCTATCCAATGAACCAATCTATCCCTCCCGACACAAAACCTTTTGATATGACAAcctgtcaaatgctttctgaaaatccagctACATCAAATCCACACCAATATCCTTGTCTACACAAGCAATAACCTCTTCAAAGATCAGTAAGACAAGATTTTTCCCCTAGtgaattaaactttaaataatttttacaagtcATTTTTTATCAGGCTTTCAAGAATCTTTCCCACCACTGATGTAAGACTGATAGgcctataattatattttatttgtttgttgttaagtgcaaaccTACACAATAAATTATTCACATTCTGCCAAATTttggtattgaaacctgatttttagcattataagcccttgCTGCTTAGCCACTGGTATACATGAAAATGTGTAGTTATTCAATGGCATTGCTATGTATTAAAGCGAATGAATCTTTCTAATATTTCAGATTTGAGACAAGAGCTCTTAATTCATCAGTCTCTTAGTAAACagggaaataataataacatacttgTTTTACCACATCTGGACAATGACAAGAGATTCGAGAAAATAGAGGTAGATTCTAACAAGTTGAAAGTAGAAAACTACAAACAGATTGGTTCTCCAGTGAGAGGTGAGGATGGTTTAAGTAGTTATACTTTGTTGCTTGTCtcagaaattatttgtttaaactgaATCACATGTTTAATttgcatgaaataaaaatgtaataatcgTAACATTAAAGAGTTTTGTGAGTTTATTTTCTCAATCCTTgccaaatattaaacaaaagcaaacagtctatttaatagaatatttaatgtttaaatttagcTGTATTATTCAAAAGGGTTAAAGGTCATGCAGAAAATGTAACTTTTTGTTATGGCAACATGAAACTAGGCTAAACGTTAGACCTCAAGAGGTAGATCCATCAATTAGACAATGTATTGTCAGTTGTACATTTTGAATTGTTATGGCAACATGAAACTAGGCTAAACGTTAGACCTCAAGAGGTAGATCCATCGATTAGACAATGTATTCTCAGTTGTACATTTTGAATTGTTATGGCAACATGAAACTAGGCCAAACGTTAGACCTCAAGAGGTAGATCCATCAATTAGACAATGTATTGTCAGTTGTACATTTTGAATTGTTATGGCAACATGAAACTAGGCCAAACGTTAGACCTCAAGAGGTAGATCCATCGATTAGACAATGTATTGTCAGTTGTACATTTTGAATTGTTATGGCAACATGAAACTAGGCCAAACGTTAGACCTCAAGAGGTAGATCCATCGATTAGACAATGTATTGTCAATtgtacattttgaaagttttacttcACAGTATGAATATTGATGAGTATTTATACTTCACAGTATAAATTCTCAGAATTTATTGAATTACAAAACCTATAAGACAAAACAAGGTACATAACAGTATAATTCTCTACTGACATGgtgataattttgtttctatcaaaatgttcttttgtgacaaaatttcatttttatcttttagCTCAcaactatttatacattattacttgTCATCAGTATTTCACATATAGTAATCACCCACTAAATATAGACATTCAACAAGTATTGGGTTACTACATGTAATTCTAGAAATGTTGCTTTTAAGACATTCCCTGCTTTTGACTTTTTCATTACATCAATTTATAAAAGCCACTGTTATGcttaacaatatttaacataaacATCAATCTGTactgtatgattttttttatttaatctttctTTACAGGAATTTTAACTCAAGAAAGTAGCAAACCTCTGACTCCTTCAGTCAGAATATCTGCCTTAAATATCGTAGGAGATCTACTAAGGAAAGTTGGGGTGAGTATATTCAGCTTTACTTGCTCATTAgctaattgtttttaacctgaGAAGCCTAGTATgcccagatggttagggtgctcaactcgcaGTTTGAAGGTTCTGCATttaaatctccatcacaccaaacatattcgcccatTCAGCCAGGggttgttataatatgatggtcaattgcactatttcttagtaaaagagtagcccaagtgttgacagtgggtggtgatgactagctgccttccctttagtgttacactgctaaattaggaatgcctagcactgatagccctcgtgtagttttgcacgaaattcaaaagccaAACATGCAATTCAACCTTAGTTTTAAAGTTCATTTTACTactcaaaatctgaaataaaatttacgtgtaaaaaacaaacttcaaccTGGCCAAAGAAAGGTGTGGCTATTGGAAcgattatattgttttttgtttttcattgcttTCAGTTTCTTACATTACAAATCGTAGAACaggtttctgtttttgtttttttctagatgaccaaattatttcatgtaagcatagtttatgaatttatgtttctaaaatgcttaattaaactattattttaagaattgttATTGAGAAAAATGCAATGGAAGCAGAGCCATGGTGTTATCTTCAATATTTAACTGTCTAACTGTTTAAATGTGAATAATTAGCATATAAAGAAG
This region includes:
- the LOC143254980 gene encoding nuclear distribution protein nudE-like 1 isoform X3; the encoded protein is MEEEMPSFSSSREEAAYFKQLALEYKEKWKDSQMELQEFQEGSRELEGELEAQLAQAEKTNKDLRSVNTRLQIERESLQEKLEKIHQDNQRQIGDLQYELSVVKSEREELSKYIRELEQANDDLERSKSDNNLMKFYVAFFILSRTTVCSLEDFESKLNQAIERNAFLESELDDKETMAMMVQRLKDEARDLRQELLIHQSLSKQGNNNNILVLPHLDNDKRFEKIEVDSNKLKVENYKQIGSPVRGILTQESSKPLTPSVRISALNIVGDLLRKVGALESKLASCRNFVREKPQIFEGSGNSPATTPTLDQHCEYH
- the LOC143254980 gene encoding nuclear distribution protein nudE-like 1 isoform X5 encodes the protein MEEEMPSFSSSREEAAYFKQLALEYKEKWKDSQMELQEFQEGSRELEGELEAQLAQAEKTNKDLRSVNTRLQIERESLQEKLEKIHQDNQRQIGDLQYELSVVKSEREELSKYIRELEQANDDLERSKRTTVCSLEDFESKLNQAIERNAFLESELDDKETMAMMVQRLKDEARDLRQELLIHQSLSKQGNNNNILVLPHLDNDKRFEKIEVDSNKLKVENYKQIGSPVRGILTQESSKPLTPSVRISALNIVGDLLRKVGALESKLASCRNFVREKPQIFEGSGNSPATTPT
- the LOC143254980 gene encoding nuclear distribution protein nudE-like 1 isoform X2 — encoded protein: MEEEMPSFSSSREEAAYFKQLALEYKEKWKDSQMELQEFQEGSRELEGELEAQLAQAEKTNKDLRSVNTRLQIERESLQEKLEKIHQDNQRQIGDLQYELSVVKSEREELSKYIRELEQANDDLERSKRTTVCSLEDFESKLNQAIERNAFLESELDDKETMAMMVQRLKDEARDLRQELLIHQSLSKQGNNNNILVLPHLDNDKRFEKIEVDSNKLKVENYKQIGSPVRGILTQESSKPLTPSVRISALNIVGDLLRKVGALESKLASCRNFVREKPQIFEGSGNSPATTPTNVKQLKKESSLLSSQEFIPLTCIKKVYIYS
- the LOC143254980 gene encoding nuclear distribution protein nudE-like 1 isoform X1, with amino-acid sequence MEEEMPSFSSSREEAAYFKQLALEYKEKWKDSQMELQEFQEGSRELEGELEAQLAQAEKTNKDLRSVNTRLQIERESLQEKLEKIHQDNQRQIGDLQYELSVVKSEREELSKYIRELEQANDDLERSKSDNNLMKFYVAFFILSRTTVCSLEDFESKLNQAIERNAFLESELDDKETMAMMVQRLKDEARDLRQELLIHQSLSKQGNNNNILVLPHLDNDKRFEKIEVDSNKLKVENYKQIGSPVRGILTQESSKPLTPSVRISALNIVGDLLRKVGALESKLASCRNFVREKPQIFEGSGNSPATTPTNVKQLKKESSLLSSQEFIPLTCIKKVYIYS
- the LOC143254980 gene encoding nuclear distribution protein nudE-like 1 isoform X4, encoding MEEEMPSFSSSREEAAYFKQLALEYKEKWKDSQMELQEFQEGSRELEGELEAQLAQAEKTNKDLRSVNTRLQIERESLQEKLEKIHQDNQRQIGDLQYELSVVKSEREELSKYIRELEQANDDLERSKSDNNLMKFYVAFFILSRTTVCSLEDFESKLNQAIERNAFLESELDDKETMAMMVQRLKDEARDLRQELLIHQSLSKQGNNNNILVLPHLDNDKRFEKIEVDSNKLKVENYKQIGSPVRGILTQESSKPLTPSVRISALNIVGDLLRKVGALESKLASCRNFVREKPQIFEGSGNSPATTPT